CCGGCTTCGGAGGGAGCGGGGGTGGACGTGGTGGTGGTGGGCGCCGGGTTGGCCGGCCTGGAGTGCGCCCGGCGACTCGCCGAACGGGGGGTGCGGGTGGTGCTCGTCGACCGCAAGCCGCGGGTGGACCACGCGGTGCACACCACCGGGATCTTCGTGCGGCGCACCCTGGAGAGCTTCGCGCTGCCGGAGGATTGCCTCGGACCCGCCGTGCGGCGGGTGGTGCTCTACTCGCCTTCGGACCGCGGGATCGAGCTGGAGAGCCCGCACGACGAATATCGCCTCGGGCGCATGGCGGCGCTCTACCGAAGAGGACTCGATGAATGCCTCGACGCCGGGGCGGAGTGGAGGCCGGCGACCACGCTGGCGGACCTGCAGCCGGTTCGTGGGGGTTCGGTCGCGATGCTCGAGCGCGCGGGACGGAGAGAGCGGCTGCACGTCCGCTTCGTCATCGGCGCCGACGGGGCGGTCTCCCGCGTCGCGCCCGCGCTCGGGCTCGACCAGAACCGGGAGTGGCTGGTGGGGGTGGAGGAGGTCTTCGTGGGCCTTTCCACCGGTCTGCGCCCCGCCTTCCACGTCTGGCTGGACCCGGCCCTGGCACCGGGCTACATCGCATGGGTGGTGGACGACGGGGAGGAGGTCCACGTGGGCGTGGGAGGCTACGCCTCGCGCTTCCAACCAGCGGAGGCGCTGCGCCGCTTTCGCGAGCGCGTAGCGCCGCGTTTCGGTCTGCAAGGTGTGCCGGCCGCCGAACGACGCGGGGGCCGCATCCCGGTGGGCGGGGTCTTGCCGCGCATCGCCTGTCCCCGGGGGCTGCTGACCGGCGATGCCGCGGGCGCGGTGTCGCCGCTCACCGCAGGGGGACTCGATCCGTGCCTCCGTCTCTCCTCGCTGGCGGTCGACGTCACCTGTAACTATCTCGACAGCGGGGACGAGGCAGCGTTGGAACCGTACGGCGGTGCCGCCTTCCGCGCCCGCTTCCGAACCCGCCTTCTGCTCCGCCGGCTGCTGTCGTCCATCCACTCGCCTGCCGCCGCCGAACTGGCCTGCGCGGCGCTGCGACTACCGCCCTGCCGCTCTGTCGCGCGCCACGTCTTCTTCGGTCGTGGATCGTTCCCCGATCCGCCCACCTCGCTCCCACACGGGCAGGTTCGAACAACACCGGTGGGGTCTACTTCGTTCTAGATCGAACAGAAGACGGCAAAACCGCAGAGGTCGCAGAGGATTACACCGAGGGCACAGAGGTCCTTGGGACAGCTACGTAGTACGAATTTGCTAGCTGTTGGACCACAATCGTAATTCGTAATTCGTAATTCGTAATTGGTAATTACCCCTCCCCTCCGCGCCCTCCATGGTTCCGCTCGGTCAGTACGGCTCGACATCGCACGACACCACGTCGAGCGCCCGCGCGCTCGTCACCCGCCAGTGCCAGCAGTAGGTGCCTCCGGGGAGGGAGAAAGCGAACCGCAGCGGTCCCCCCATGCCGCCGGCGGTGGTGGAGGCACGGATCGTCAGCCCCGCCGCCGACCCGCTCACATTGCGGCATTCCTCCTCTCCGGGAGCCACCGTGAAGCGCATGGTGTTCACATACGCCACCACGTTCCCGTAACCCACCGTCTCGTTCTGGATGCACATCCGCACCGCGTTGGGATCATACCCCCGGCGCCCACCGGACGCGCAGGCGGAGAGCAGCAGCAGGAGTGCGAGGAGTAGGACGCGCATGGGCGGACGGGTGACAAGGTGACGGGGTGACGGCTAGACAGGGAGACACGGAGACAAGGAGTGAACGCGCGAACGGGTGTACGGATGACAAGGTGATCGAGGTAGCGTCGAACGAATGAGGCGGGGGCTGGCAGTTGCCCCGAAAGAAGAGGGCGCCGGCGGTGGCCGGTCGTCGCGTCCTGTCTCGGAGCGGCATCGCGCCACATTCGTAATTCGTAATTCGTAATTTTACTCAATCCAGACCGCACCGCTTATTCCGAGTATCTTCGGCGCGACGGCGGGTGACCTCGGTTGATAGGGTAGGGCGATCGGCCAGAAGGGTCGGTGCGGATCCGGACCCTCCGCCAGGGCGACGATCGTCGATCCGGGGGCGGGGCGCGGAATGCGCCAGCGCCCGCTCCACTTGACCCCGGCCGCGCCGCTGTCCGCGAGCACCTCGGTGCGCACCCGCTCTCTGCCGACGTACAGCGACACCCGGTCTGCTCGGGTCCAGGCGGGGCCCAGCACGCGCACGCCGACGTCGAGCGAATCCCCTCCGGCCGGCACAGTGTCTCCCGGTCCGTAGTCGTCGTTCACGGTGACGTCCGTGAACAGTCCGAAGCTCACCGTGACCGCGCCGGCGCGGAAGCGCTCCACCGCCGCGTCCACATCGATCCGGGCCGGGTCGCGGTCGTCCACGCGGATGTAGGTGCGTCCCTGACCGGGAATGTAGCGGGCCACATCGTGTGAGTCGCTCGAGCCAACCGGCGTCAGACGGTATGCGCGACCGAGCAGCTCCAGCCAATCGCGGAACAGCTCCAGCGGATCGGTCTGCTGCGAGCCGGAGTTCAGCACCTCCATCGCGTGGGCGGGGAGAGGCCAAGCCTCCTCGCCACCTTCTCCGCCGTCCGAGGCGGTCCGTTCCGCGGGGAGTCGCACCGTCTTCCCGTCATCGAACGGGCGGAAACCAAGGTGGATGTCACGCGCGTGGTTGAGCACGACCGCGCCGACGCCCTCCACCGCCGCGATCGCACTCTTCACCTCCGCCCAGTTCTGTACCTTCGGTGTCGCCGGTTCGGCCGCGGCCGGAACCGGGAAGAGATTGAAGTGCCCCACCGGGGTGGTCAGCTCATCCCCGATCACCGGCGTGAAGTAGTCCCGCACGCCCACCGCCACGGCCACCGGTTCCAGGTCCACGTGCACGTTGTGATCGGTGAGGATGGGCAGCTCGAGCGCCTCGCCGGCGATCGTGATCGCCCGTTCTTCCAGCGTGGCGTCGCCGTGGCCGGAGTGGGTGTAGGTGTGCAGATGGGTATCCGTCGCGACCCATCCCTCGGTGGGCACCTCACGCCGGAGTCGGAGCGTCACCTCCTCCGTCTCTCCCGCATCGAGCGCGATATCCACTGAATCCACGCCGTACTCGAAGCCGCGTGTGGCGTAGAGGCGGTAAGATCCAGCGGGCAGCCGGACCTCCGCGCGTCCATCGCCCGTGTACACCACTCCGGGCCGCACCGCCAGGCGTCCCCCGCTCTCCGTGGCCAGCTCCACCAGCGCTCCCTCCCCGTCCACGATCGTGATCCGCCCCGGCAGCGGCTCCAAGTCCTCCCCGAGCACCGTCACCGCCACCGCGGACGCACCCAGGAGAGCCTCACGCGGAGTCGCCAGCAGCTCGATTGCGGCCAGTGCGACGTCGTCGGGAAGGGTGTCGAGCGGCGCCACCCGCAGCCGGTTCTCGCCGGTCCGCAGCGCCCCCTCGGGCACTGAGAAGAACACCCGATGCGGGTTCTCGTCCGGATAGAGGCGACCGATCTCTGACCCGTTCAGCTCGACGACCCAGGTTCGGCGCACGCCGGTCTGCCGCAGCGCGAGGGTATGCGCGGCCCCGTTCGGGCTCGGGGCCTCGAAGCGCAGGTTCAGCTCCGGCTCACTCGTCACCCCGGCCGGCTCGCTCCACTCCCTGACCCCACCAATGCTCAACAGATGTGGACCCGCCGATATCGGTCGCGCTTGGGCGAGGGCGTTCGTCGGGATGAGAAGCCGCAGGATCGTGCCGAGCGAAAGCAGCAGGAGCGCACCGGGTACGAACGGACGGAGGTGTGACAAGGTGAGCACGGGAGGTCGCCGGTGCAGGGAACGAGGGAAGGATAATGATGATGTCATGCTGCACGGCTGAACAGGATTGCGCGACGCTAGATCGTGACGGGCAGTTCAGGGTGAGGCCTCGCCGAGCGGCTGACAATCCAGCTCCGAGCTCCTGTTTCCAGCCCGAGCCGCGTCCGCGCGAACTCGACCTCCACTGCCGAGCGGCGCCGCCCACCGCAGGACCTCCGCAGGCGGCGGGTGCGATCTCACCGCCGGTCCGCTTGCCAACGCCGCGCTCGGCTCGCGTGTACGTGGTGCGGGCGCAACGCGATCCCTCTCGAGCCGATCGGCCGAGCCCAGGACCGTGCCTCTCGCGCCCGCAGGCGATCCTCTCGCCCCTCCGACCCCGCGCTCTCATGACCCGGATCCTCCCGGTTCTCGCCCCTATCCTGGCTGGCCTGTTCACCGCGAGTCTGCTTCGGGCTCAGGAAGCCGCGGCCGACGCCCTGCACGTCTTTCTGGATTGCAGCGGGTTCGGATGCGACGAGCAGTTCATCCGCAGCGAGATCGACTGGGTCGCCTACGTGCGGGATCGCCAGGACGCGGACGTCCACCTCTTGATCACCCGCCAGCAGACCGGCGGCGGTGGCTGGGAGTATACCCTGGAGTTCCTCGGGCAGGGGGTGCTGACGGGTCAGTCGCTCGATCTTCGATATACATCCCCGCAGACCGCTACGGAAGACGAGGAACGCGAGGGGCTCGTCCGGACCATGCGGTTCGGCCTGGCGGCGTTCGTCGCCGCGCGCAACCCCGGTGCGGAAGGCCTGGAAGTGCGTTACGAGCCCGCGAACGGAGCCGCGCCGCGAACTACCGCCGGAATCGACGATCCTTGGGACTTCTGGACTTTCAGCATCCGGCTGGGCGGCTCCTTCGACGGGGAGGCGCGTCGCAAGTCCTGGGATATCGACGGCTCGGTCGAGGCGGAGCGGGTCACGGAGCAGTGGAAGTTCGAGCTGGAGACCCAGGGGGAGCAGGGCCACGGCCGCTTCGAGATCGACTCGGTCACCACGGTCACCAGCGAGGAGCACGAATACGGGCTTTCCACCCTCCTCGTCCGCAGTCTCGGGGCCCACTGGTCCGCGGGCGGCAGGGCGGGGGCGGAGAGCTCGACCCGCCTCAACCAGAACTTCTCCGTGCGCCTGGCTCCGGCCATCGAGTACAGTGTCTTTCCCTACCAGCTCTTCAACCGCCGGCAGCTCACCTTCCTCTACTCGGTGGGCCTCTCCCACTTCGATTACCGGGAGATCACGCTCTTCGGGAAGCTCTCCGAGACCCTTCCGGAGCACAGCCTGCGGGGTACTCTGGAGCTGAACCAGCCCTGGGGCGAGGCCGAGATCTCCCTCACCGGGCGCCAGTTCCTGCACGACGGCGAGCGCTTCAGCCTCGACCTCTTCAACCGCCTCGACGTCCGCGTGCTGCGAGGACTCTCGGTCAGTCTCTTCGGGGGCGTCTCCTACATTCGCGACCAGCTCTTCCTCCCCGCGGGAGATGCCGACCCGGAGGAGATCCTGCTCGACCTCCGTGAGCTGGAGACCAACTACGACTACTTCCTCTCCCTGGGCTTCTCCTACACCTTCGGGTCGATCTACAACACGGTGGTGAACCCGCGGTTCTGAGATGCGCCCCGGCGATAGCTAGATGGCTTCACCCCGGGGGATGCCGCCGGGGATCACTTGCGCAATGCTGTAGAAGTCCTCAAGGTTTCCCTCCGAGCGCCCTTGTCGCCCTGAGCGAAGCGAAGGGTGGTTGCGCGCCCTGGAATTTGCCCGCGATCGCTCGTGACGCACGGTCTAACAAGTGCCACCACTCAGGCGGCATTGTCCCGGATATTTCCGGTAGGGGGGTGGCCCTTGTGGCCGCGCGCACGCGATGCGGAGGGTTCCGGACGGCGCCGATATACGCGGCATCCCCGTGCGGGCGGCCACAAGGGCCACAGATGTTTCTGGAACATTTACGAAGTACGAATTTGCCAGTTAGCACGTAATTCGTAATTCGTAATTCGCTACCGTGCCCTCCGTGTAATTCTCAGTCCCCGACCGAATCGTGCGACTGACGACGCTCCTCCTCCTCGCGCTCTCCGCCCTCCTCGCCGCCACCGCGTCCGCGCAGGAGCGCCCCCCGAACATCGTGGTCATCCTTGCGGACGACCTGGGGTACGGCGACCTGGGGGTGTACGGGCATCCCACCATCCAGACGCCGCGGCTGGACCGCATGGGGGCCGAGGGGATGAAGTTCACCCAGTTCTACGCGGCGGCTTCGGTGTGCACGCCCAGCCGCGCCGCGCTGATGACGGGCCGCCTGCCGATCCGCAGCGGACTGACGCGCGTGCTCTTCCCCCACTCCACGGTGGGGATGCCCGCGGAGGAGATCACCATCGCCGAGGCGCTGCGTCAGCGAGGCTACGCCACCGCGGCCATCGGGAAGTGGCACCTGGGACATCTCCCTCAATTCCTCCCCACCAAGCACGGCTTCGACTCCTACTTCGGCATCCCGTACTCGAACGACATGGATCGCGTGGGTGGGCCGGAAGGCCGCGCCGCCTTCCGCGAGCCGCGCTTCGAGTACTGGAATGTGCCGTTGATGCGGGACACGCAGATCGTGGAGCGCCCCGCGGACCAGCGCACCATCACCCGCCGCTACACGGAGGAGGCGGTGCGCTTCATCCGCGAGCACCGGGACCAGCCCTTCTTCCTCTACCTCGCGCACAACCTCCCGCACGTGCCGCTATTCGCCTCCGATCGGTTCCTCGGCTCGAGCGCGCGCGGCCTCTACGGCGACGTGGTGCAGGAGATCGACTGGAGCGTGGGCCAGGTGCTGGACGTGTTGCGGGAGCTGGACCTGGAGGAGCGCACGCTGGTTTTCTTCACCAGCGACAACGGACCCTGGCTGGCCTACGATGATCATGGCGGCTCCGCCGGGCTGCTGCGCGACGGTAAGGGGACCACCTGGGAGGGCGGGATGCGGGTGCCGGCGATTGCCTGGTGGCCGGGAACCGTGCCCGCCGGCACCGTGCGCACCCAGGTAACCAGCAACCTGGACATCTTCCCCACGGCGCTCGCGCTCGCCGGCGGTGAGCTACCGCGCGACCGGATCATCGATGGACGGAGCCTGTTGCCGCTGCTCCGCGGGGAGAGCAAGGCCGAGGTGCGCGAGTTCTTCCCTTACTACCGCAACGACGAGCTGTACGCCGCGCGCGTCGGGCCGTGGAAGGCGCACTTCATCACCCGGGACCTCGCCGGTGGCGCGACCGATCCGGTGGAGCACGAGATCCCGAAGTTGTACAACCTGGATGTCGATCCTTCGGAGAAGTACAACGTGGCGGAGGACCACCCCGAGGTGATTGCGAAGATCCGGCGTGCGGTGGAGGAGTTCAGAACGAGGTGACGCCAGGCAGCCGGCCGATCGGGCAGCGCCGAAATCCACCCTCGAAACGGGCCGCTCCGACTACGTAGCGCCCCGTCCGGCAGTAGCGCGACGCCTGCTCGGAGGCCGAGGCGCCTCCGAGCCCATCACCTACGCCCGAGCCGCTGCTCCACCTCTGTCCGCCGCGAGCGGCCAACGGGCAGCCGGATCCCGTCTCTGAGCTGAACCTCGTACTTCCCCTGCCCGCCGCGCAGGAGCATCTGCACCCGATCCAACCGCACGATCACGGACCGGTGGATGCGCATGAACTCCGCGGGATCGAGCTGCTCCTCGAGCGCCTGCAGCGGCGCGCGGATCAGGTGCCTACCGCCGGCCGAATGCAGCTCCGCGTACACCCCGCTCGCGGTGATGTAGTCGATCTCTTCGACCGGAATCACCCGCATCCTGCCTCGCATCGGCACCGCGATCCGCCGCAGGTACCGCTCCTGAGCCGCCTTCCCGAAGGGCGCAGGCGGATCGCCCTGCCCTGACTGCAACAGCCTCAGCATCTGCTCGCGGAGCCCGTCCAATCCCTCGAGCTCGATCTTCCGGCGGGCGCGCCGGAACGCCTCCTCGAAGCGCTCGTCGTCGTAGGGTTTGACCAGGTAGTCCACCGCGGCCAGGTCGAACGCTTCCACCGCGTGGCGATCGTAGGCGGTGACGAAGACCGTGGCGGGCATACGATCCGGCCCCACCTCGCGCACCACCTCGAGCCCCGATTTGCGCGGCATGCGGATGTCGAGGAAGACCAGGTCCGGACGAAGCTCGCGGATTGCCCTGATCGCCTCCTCGCCGTTCTCTGCCGTGGCCACCACCTCCACGTCCGGTTGCTCGGACAGCAGCTCCGCCAGCCGCCCGACCCCGAGCGGCTCGTCGT
The window above is part of the Longimicrobiaceae bacterium genome. Proteins encoded here:
- a CDS encoding LytTR family DNA-binding domain-containing protein gives rise to the protein MPDGRPLRVVIADDEPLGVGRLAELLSEQPDVEVVATAENGEEAIRAIRELRPDLVFLDIRMPRKSGLEVVREVGPDRMPATVFVTAYDRHAVEAFDLAAVDYLVKPYDDERFEEAFRRARRKIELEGLDGLREQMLRLLQSGQGDPPAPFGKAAQERYLRRIAVPMRGRMRVIPVEEIDYITASGVYAELHSAGGRHLIRAPLQALEEQLDPAEFMRIHRSVIVRLDRVQMLLRGGQGKYEVQLRDGIRLPVGRSRRTEVEQRLGRR
- a CDS encoding NAD(P)/FAD-dependent oxidoreductase — its product is MQQSNWSDSNLALAGPASEGAGVDVVVVGAGLAGLECARRLAERGVRVVLVDRKPRVDHAVHTTGIFVRRTLESFALPEDCLGPAVRRVVLYSPSDRGIELESPHDEYRLGRMAALYRRGLDECLDAGAEWRPATTLADLQPVRGGSVAMLERAGRRERLHVRFVIGADGAVSRVAPALGLDQNREWLVGVEEVFVGLSTGLRPAFHVWLDPALAPGYIAWVVDDGEEVHVGVGGYASRFQPAEALRRFRERVAPRFGLQGVPAAERRGGRIPVGGVLPRIACPRGLLTGDAAGAVSPLTAGGLDPCLRLSSLAVDVTCNYLDSGDEAALEPYGGAAFRARFRTRLLLRRLLSSIHSPAAAELACAALRLPPCRSVARHVFFGRGSFPDPPTSLPHGQVRTTPVGSTSF
- a CDS encoding CehA/McbA family metallohydrolase, which codes for MLTLSHLRPFVPGALLLLSLGTILRLLIPTNALAQARPISAGPHLLSIGGVREWSEPAGVTSEPELNLRFEAPSPNGAAHTLALRQTGVRRTWVVELNGSEIGRLYPDENPHRVFFSVPEGALRTGENRLRVAPLDTLPDDVALAAIELLATPREALLGASAVAVTVLGEDLEPLPGRITIVDGEGALVELATESGGRLAVRPGVVYTGDGRAEVRLPAGSYRLYATRGFEYGVDSVDIALDAGETEEVTLRLRREVPTEGWVATDTHLHTYTHSGHGDATLEERAITIAGEALELPILTDHNVHVDLEPVAVAVGVRDYFTPVIGDELTTPVGHFNLFPVPAAAEPATPKVQNWAEVKSAIAAVEGVGAVVLNHARDIHLGFRPFDDGKTVRLPAERTASDGGEGGEEAWPLPAHAMEVLNSGSQQTDPLELFRDWLELLGRAYRLTPVGSSDSHDVARYIPGQGRTYIRVDDRDPARIDVDAAVERFRAGAVTVSFGLFTDVTVNDDYGPGDTVPAGGDSLDVGVRVLGPAWTRADRVSLYVGRERVRTEVLADSGAAGVKWSGRWRIPRPAPGSTIVALAEGPDPHRPFWPIALPYQPRSPAVAPKILGISGAVWIE
- a CDS encoding sulfatase; amino-acid sequence: MRLTTLLLLALSALLAATASAQERPPNIVVILADDLGYGDLGVYGHPTIQTPRLDRMGAEGMKFTQFYAAASVCTPSRAALMTGRLPIRSGLTRVLFPHSTVGMPAEEITIAEALRQRGYATAAIGKWHLGHLPQFLPTKHGFDSYFGIPYSNDMDRVGGPEGRAAFREPRFEYWNVPLMRDTQIVERPADQRTITRRYTEEAVRFIREHRDQPFFLYLAHNLPHVPLFASDRFLGSSARGLYGDVVQEIDWSVGQVLDVLRELDLEERTLVFFTSDNGPWLAYDDHGGSAGLLRDGKGTTWEGGMRVPAIAWWPGTVPAGTVRTQVTSNLDIFPTALALAGGELPRDRIIDGRSLLPLLRGESKAEVREFFPYYRNDELYAARVGPWKAHFITRDLAGGATDPVEHEIPKLYNLDVDPSEKYNVAEDHPEVIAKIRRAVEEFRTR